Proteins from a single region of Acidovorax sp. NCPPB 3576:
- a CDS encoding NAD(P)/FAD-dependent oxidoreductase: MTESVDCVVIGAGVVGLAVARALALRGREVLVLEAAHGIGTGTSSRNSEVVHAGIYYPKGSLKARLCVQGRDMLYAYCEARGIPYQRCGKLIVATSDEQRASLESIQQRAHANGVTDLQWLTREQAQALEPALECVAALLSPSTGIVDSHAFMLSLQGDLEYSGGMVALNSPAAHAELGGDAIVLEAVDGTRLNARTLVNAAGLHAPNLASRFFGLDPRHIPKASYAKGSYFTLTGASPFSRLIYPVPEAAGLGVHLTLDMGRQAKFGPDVEWVGSADDLSVDPARGEAFYAEVRRYWPGLQDGALAPGYAGIRPKIHGPNEPSADFCIQGPETHGIRGLIQLFGIESPGLTSALALGEWVAEQASR, from the coding sequence ATGACCGAGTCGGTGGACTGTGTCGTCATCGGCGCGGGCGTGGTGGGCTTGGCCGTTGCGCGCGCACTGGCCTTGCGTGGCCGGGAGGTTCTGGTCCTCGAAGCGGCCCATGGGATTGGTACTGGAACCAGTTCCCGAAATAGCGAAGTGGTGCATGCCGGCATCTACTATCCCAAGGGGTCGCTCAAGGCGCGGCTGTGCGTGCAGGGCCGCGACATGCTTTACGCATATTGCGAGGCAAGGGGCATTCCGTACCAGCGCTGCGGCAAGCTCATCGTTGCCACGTCCGACGAACAGCGGGCGTCGCTGGAAAGCATCCAGCAACGGGCGCATGCCAATGGCGTTACCGACCTGCAATGGTTGACGCGGGAGCAAGCCCAGGCACTCGAGCCCGCTTTGGAATGTGTGGCCGCTTTGCTGTCGCCAAGCACCGGCATTGTGGACAGCCACGCCTTCATGCTCTCGCTCCAGGGCGATCTGGAATACAGCGGCGGAATGGTGGCACTGAATTCGCCCGCAGCGCATGCAGAACTAGGGGGTGATGCTATCGTTTTGGAAGCAGTTGACGGCACGCGTTTGAACGCTCGGACGCTGGTGAATGCGGCCGGGCTGCACGCGCCCAATCTGGCCTCGCGTTTTTTTGGACTTGATCCGCGCCACATTCCCAAAGCGAGCTACGCCAAAGGCAGCTACTTCACATTGACAGGGGCATCGCCTTTTTCCCGCCTGATCTATCCCGTTCCCGAAGCCGCCGGATTGGGGGTGCACCTGACGCTGGACATGGGCCGCCAAGCCAAGTTCGGTCCTGACGTGGAGTGGGTGGGATCGGCGGACGACCTGTCGGTCGATCCGGCCAGAGGCGAGGCTTTCTATGCGGAGGTGCGTCGATATTGGCCCGGCTTGCAGGACGGCGCTCTGGCGCCTGGCTATGCAGGCATCCGGCCCAAGATCCACGGACCTAACGAACCCTCGGCAGATTTTTGCATTCAAGGCCCTGAAACACACGGTATCCGAGGTCTTATCCAACTTTTTGGAATCGAATCGCCTGGACTCACGAGCGCGCTGGCCCTGGGTGAATGGGTCGCGGAGCAAGCCTCCCGCTGA
- the iscR gene encoding Fe-S cluster assembly transcriptional regulator IscR — protein MRLTTKGRFAVTAMIDLALRQNNGPVTLAAISQRQQISLSYLEQLFGKLRRHELVESTRGPGGGYTLARKAADITVADIIVSVDEPIDATQCGGKENCLGEAGRCMTHELWASLNQRMVEFLDSVTLQKLVDDQLAKGVQIEDKPVVRRAISTTPVVKPIRVNAPNSVFALGNVFAKS, from the coding sequence ATGCGTCTCACTACCAAAGGCCGTTTTGCGGTCACCGCCATGATCGATCTGGCCCTGCGCCAGAACAATGGCCCGGTCACCTTGGCGGCCATCAGCCAACGACAACAAATTTCGCTCTCCTATCTGGAGCAGCTTTTCGGTAAATTGCGCCGCCACGAGTTGGTCGAATCCACCCGTGGCCCAGGCGGCGGCTACACGCTTGCGCGCAAGGCGGCAGACATCACAGTGGCGGACATCATCGTCTCTGTGGACGAGCCGATCGATGCCACGCAATGCGGAGGCAAGGAGAATTGCCTCGGTGAAGCCGGCCGCTGCATGACGCACGAGCTGTGGGCGTCGCTCAACCAGCGCATGGTCGAGTTCCTTGATTCGGTCACACTGCAGAAGTTGGTGGATGACCAACTGGCAAAGGGCGTGCAGATTGAGGACAAGCCGGTTGTGCGCCGTGCCATCTCGACCACCCCTGTCGTCAAGCCCATTCGCGTCAATGCACCCAACTCGGTCTTCGCGTTGGGCAATGTGTTCGCCAAGTCGTGA
- a CDS encoding phage holin family protein has translation MNWLALLGLDGWVARWRAAVIEGAIAAEDRLDLARLEWAEQKRRLGLMVMLVVAVGGLTVVTLVLASLAVLVQFWDSPQRTMVGWLVAGTWLVLWAGALIGLISVAKQAGNAFALTRQELAQDWRDIKERL, from the coding sequence ATGAATTGGTTGGCACTTCTGGGATTGGATGGCTGGGTCGCGCGGTGGCGCGCTGCTGTCATTGAAGGGGCCATTGCTGCGGAAGACCGGCTGGATCTGGCGAGGCTCGAATGGGCCGAGCAGAAGCGGCGCTTGGGCCTGATGGTCATGCTGGTGGTTGCCGTGGGAGGCCTCACGGTGGTCACCTTGGTACTCGCTTCCCTGGCCGTGCTCGTGCAGTTCTGGGATTCGCCCCAACGCACGATGGTGGGTTGGCTGGTGGCAGGCACTTGGCTGGTTCTTTGGGCAGGGGCCCTGATCGGATTGATCTCCGTGGCCAAGCAGGCGGGCAATGCGTTTGCCTTGACCCGCCAAGAACTGGCGCAGGACTGGCGTGACATCAAGGAAAGGCTGTAA
- a CDS encoding histone deacetylase family protein, whose amino-acid sequence MLTFHNPLHTAHAPAHEFFRGERVPCFEKPARQDYVEQRLTERGHALLPPDVDSAAILKQIHSERYLSFLQTAWQQWVAQDPANATVQPFPSVWPVRTLRSDIEPANFTARYGLYSMDNGTPLADGTWAAAKAGADAAASAASAVAGGKASASFCVTRPPGHHAGPDFMGGYCFLNNAAVAAQTLLNAGMSRVAVLDVDYHHGNGTQSIFYERPDVLFISIHGDPLTEYPFYLGHADESGHGSGAGFNLNLPLPAGTAFEAWFAALEKACAAILAYGPQALVVSLGLDTFEGDPISRFSLASKDFSQIGQRLAQLNLPTVFVLEGGYAAAELGLNAVNVIEGFEAQGHQP is encoded by the coding sequence ATGCTCACTTTCCACAATCCCCTGCACACCGCCCATGCCCCGGCGCACGAGTTTTTTCGCGGCGAACGTGTTCCGTGCTTCGAGAAGCCGGCGCGCCAGGATTATGTGGAGCAGCGCCTGACAGAGCGTGGCCACGCGTTACTTCCGCCCGATGTGGATAGTGCTGCAATACTGAAGCAGATCCACTCAGAACGGTATCTGTCCTTCCTTCAAACCGCCTGGCAGCAATGGGTGGCGCAAGATCCAGCGAATGCCACGGTTCAGCCGTTTCCTTCTGTCTGGCCGGTACGCACCTTGCGTTCTGATATCGAGCCTGCAAATTTCACGGCACGTTACGGCCTTTATTCGATGGACAATGGGACACCGCTGGCCGACGGCACCTGGGCCGCAGCCAAAGCTGGCGCAGACGCGGCTGCCAGTGCGGCCTCGGCCGTAGCCGGTGGCAAGGCAAGTGCGTCTTTCTGTGTGACGCGGCCACCGGGCCACCATGCGGGACCGGATTTCATGGGCGGGTATTGTTTTCTCAACAACGCCGCTGTTGCAGCCCAGACGCTGCTCAACGCAGGCATGTCGCGTGTGGCGGTATTGGATGTGGATTACCACCATGGCAATGGAACCCAAAGCATTTTCTACGAGCGTCCGGATGTGCTGTTCATCAGCATTCACGGCGATCCGCTGACCGAATACCCTTTTTATCTTGGCCATGCAGACGAATCCGGACACGGCAGTGGAGCCGGCTTCAACCTGAATTTGCCGCTGCCCGCAGGCACTGCATTTGAAGCCTGGTTTGCTGCGTTGGAAAAGGCCTGCGCGGCCATCCTGGCTTATGGGCCGCAGGCTTTGGTGGTTTCGTTGGGGTTGGACACGTTCGAAGGAGATCCCATTTCTCGCTTCTCATTGGCATCCAAGGACTTTTCGCAGATCGGCCAGCGTTTGGCCCAGTTGAACCTGCCTACCGTGTTCGTGCTGGAAGGCGGCTATGCCGCCGCAGAACTGGGCCTCAATGCGGTGAACGTGATCGAAGGGTTCGAGGCACAAGGCCACCAGCCATGA
- a CDS encoding DUF883 family protein, which translates to MTSASNTLSSAQNELEKLVSDLRGLLSSKDLDSVPEIKQLRQRLDDGIHSVRDSAVRAAQDAAYQAKEAARAADQYAHDEPWRVATAALAAGALVGFLLARR; encoded by the coding sequence ATGACTTCTGCATCCAACACGCTTTCTTCCGCGCAAAACGAACTGGAAAAGCTGGTTTCCGACTTGCGTGGCCTGCTGTCCAGCAAAGACTTGGATAGCGTTCCAGAGATCAAGCAACTGCGCCAGCGCCTGGATGACGGCATTCACTCCGTGCGCGATTCGGCAGTGCGCGCTGCCCAGGATGCGGCTTACCAAGCCAAGGAAGCGGCCCGTGCTGCTGACCAATACGCCCATGACGAACCTTGGCGCGTGGCGACCGCTGCCCTGGCAGCAGGTGCACTGGTCGGCTTTTTGCTGGCACGCCGGTAA
- the hscA gene encoding Fe-S protein assembly chaperone HscA, with the protein MALLQISEPGQSPDPHQRRIAVGIDLGTTHSLVAAVRNGVAECLPDDQGRVLLPSVVRYLEEGRRQIGYEAVAAQAVDARNTIASAKRFMGRSLRDIAHPEKLPYDFAAPQGEGEGGMVSLKTVDGAKSAVEISAEILATLRFRAEDSFDDEIFGAVITVPAYFDDAQRQATKDAARLAGLNLLRLINEPTAAAIAYGLDNASEGIYAVYDLGGGTFDVSILRLTQGVFEVIATGGDSALGGDDYDAALADWVLQQNGVVAVTPQDKATVRLAARACKEALSAAETANFTAEVSGASINALVHRTDLEAATAALTQRSIAAARRTLRDAQLSPEEVQGVVMVGGSTRMPQVQRAVHEFFGSEPLNNLNPDEVVALGAAMQANQLAGNNPSGDMLLLDVIPLSLGIETMGGLVERIVSRNETIPTAKAQDFTTYKDGQTALAIHVVQGERDLVADCRSLARFELRGIPPMAAGAARIRVTFTVDADGLLNVSAKEQGSGIEARVDVKPSYGLSDDHIARMLQEGFATAAQDMRARALVEARVDADRMLMATRSALNADADLLESGERTEIDALMVALQQARELDDAAAIEAATQALAQGTEAFAAHRMNRGIQQALGGKNVQTL; encoded by the coding sequence ATGGCGCTTTTGCAGATTTCAGAACCTGGTCAATCTCCCGATCCACACCAACGGCGCATTGCCGTGGGAATCGATTTGGGTACCACCCATTCTTTGGTGGCCGCCGTACGCAACGGCGTAGCCGAATGCCTGCCCGACGACCAAGGCCGCGTTTTGCTGCCTTCCGTCGTTCGCTATTTGGAAGAAGGCCGACGCCAGATCGGGTACGAAGCGGTCGCTGCCCAGGCGGTGGATGCCCGCAATACGATTGCATCGGCCAAGCGATTCATGGGGCGCAGCCTGCGAGATATCGCGCATCCCGAAAAACTTCCGTATGACTTTGCTGCGCCACAGGGCGAAGGCGAGGGCGGCATGGTCTCCCTGAAAACGGTAGACGGCGCCAAGTCAGCCGTCGAGATCAGTGCTGAAATTCTTGCAACGCTGCGCTTTCGTGCCGAAGACAGTTTCGACGATGAGATTTTTGGCGCCGTCATCACCGTTCCTGCCTATTTCGACGACGCCCAACGCCAAGCCACCAAGGATGCAGCGAGGTTGGCGGGCTTGAACTTGCTGCGGCTCATCAACGAACCCACAGCGGCTGCCATTGCCTACGGACTCGACAACGCCAGTGAAGGCATCTATGCGGTGTACGACCTGGGAGGCGGCACGTTCGATGTGTCGATCCTTCGCCTGACCCAAGGTGTTTTCGAAGTGATTGCCACGGGGGGCGACTCAGCGCTGGGTGGCGACGATTACGATGCAGCGCTAGCGGACTGGGTACTCCAGCAGAACGGCGTGGTGGCCGTGACGCCGCAGGACAAGGCCACCGTTCGGTTGGCCGCCCGTGCCTGCAAGGAGGCCCTCAGCGCTGCGGAGACTGCGAATTTCACCGCCGAGGTGTCGGGAGCCAGCATTAACGCCTTGGTGCATCGGACCGACTTGGAAGCCGCCACCGCGGCGCTCACCCAGCGCTCCATTGCAGCGGCACGCCGCACTCTTCGCGATGCGCAGTTGTCTCCAGAAGAGGTTCAAGGTGTGGTGATGGTGGGCGGCTCTACCCGCATGCCGCAAGTGCAGCGCGCCGTCCATGAGTTTTTCGGCTCGGAGCCGCTCAACAACCTGAATCCTGATGAGGTCGTCGCACTGGGTGCGGCCATGCAGGCAAATCAGTTGGCGGGCAACAATCCCTCGGGCGACATGCTGCTGCTGGACGTGATTCCTTTGTCTCTCGGGATCGAGACCATGGGTGGTTTGGTAGAGCGCATCGTGTCCCGTAACGAAACCATTCCTACGGCCAAGGCGCAGGACTTCACCACGTACAAGGACGGTCAAACCGCCTTGGCCATTCATGTGGTGCAAGGCGAGCGCGATCTGGTGGCAGATTGCCGGAGTTTGGCCCGTTTCGAACTCCGAGGCATTCCGCCCATGGCCGCAGGTGCAGCCCGAATCCGGGTCACGTTTACCGTCGATGCAGATGGCTTGCTCAACGTGAGTGCGAAAGAGCAAGGCAGTGGCATCGAAGCGCGCGTTGACGTCAAGCCTTCCTATGGCCTGTCCGACGACCACATTGCGCGCATGCTTCAGGAAGGCTTTGCCACGGCTGCGCAGGACATGCGCGCGCGCGCACTGGTAGAAGCCCGTGTCGATGCCGATCGGATGCTGATGGCCACCCGCAGTGCCTTGAACGCGGATGCCGATCTGCTTGAATCGGGCGAACGAACAGAAATCGATGCGTTGATGGTTGCGTTGCAGCAAGCGCGCGAGCTGGACGATGCGGCTGCGATCGAAGCCGCAACCCAGGCGCTCGCCCAAGGCACCGAGGCATTCGCCGCGCACCGCATGAATCGCGGCATCCAGCAGGCCCTTGGCGGCAAGAACGTGCAAACCCTCTGA
- the dnaQ gene encoding DNA polymerase III subunit epsilon codes for MSRQIVLDTETTGLSAEGGDRIIELGCVELLNRKLTGNNLHLYFNPGRDSHEDALKVHGISNEFLRDKPKFADMADDILQYLQGAEIIIHNAAFDVGFLNKELELTGRPGFKTYVESVTDTLVMAKEMFPGKRNSLDALCDRLGVDNSGRTLHGALLDAELLADVYINLTRGQDPLLISDEESESKSGIRVVPVDLSALVLQVLTASEQELALHEETLVHIDKASGGKTIWRVESAVEKAVQ; via the coding sequence ATGTCTCGGCAGATCGTTCTGGACACGGAAACCACCGGCCTTTCGGCCGAAGGGGGTGACCGCATCATCGAGTTGGGCTGTGTGGAACTGCTGAACCGCAAGCTGACAGGCAACAACCTGCACCTTTACTTCAATCCAGGGCGAGACAGCCACGAAGACGCACTCAAGGTGCACGGCATCAGCAATGAATTCCTTCGGGACAAGCCGAAGTTCGCAGACATGGCGGATGACATCCTGCAATACCTGCAGGGCGCCGAAATCATCATCCACAACGCGGCTTTCGACGTGGGTTTCTTGAACAAGGAACTGGAGCTTACAGGTCGGCCTGGCTTCAAGACTTATGTCGAGAGCGTGACCGACACGCTGGTGATGGCCAAGGAGATGTTCCCTGGCAAGCGCAATTCGCTGGATGCACTTTGCGATCGACTGGGCGTTGACAACTCGGGCCGGACGCTGCACGGCGCCTTGCTGGATGCAGAGTTGCTGGCCGACGTCTACATCAACCTGACTCGCGGGCAAGATCCTCTGTTGATCTCTGACGAAGAGAGCGAGAGCAAGTCCGGCATTCGCGTGGTACCTGTCGACTTGAGCGCCCTGGTCTTGCAGGTGCTCACCGCCAGCGAGCAGGAACTGGCTTTGCATGAAGAGACGCTTGTCCACATCGACAAGGCCAGCGGCGGAAAAACAATTTGGCGGGTTGAGTCTGCAGTCGAAAAAGCTGTGCAATAA
- the hscB gene encoding Fe-S protein assembly co-chaperone HscB, translating into MNLQSDDFELFGVPRQFAQDRSALDARWKELQREAHPDRFAMHGASAQRKAMQWSVRINEAYQRIKDPLKRAAYLCELGGASIRAEDNTAMPTAFLMQQMEWREALDDATDAPSLDVLDQAVRKERTAALQRCEQLLDAQRDYAAAANEVRALMFIARFADDVDRRRDALGQ; encoded by the coding sequence ATGAACCTTCAATCCGACGACTTCGAACTCTTCGGCGTGCCGCGCCAATTTGCCCAGGATCGATCAGCCCTGGATGCCCGGTGGAAAGAACTGCAGCGGGAAGCCCATCCGGATCGGTTTGCCATGCATGGTGCATCGGCGCAGCGCAAGGCCATGCAATGGTCGGTACGCATCAATGAGGCCTACCAGCGAATCAAAGACCCGCTGAAACGCGCAGCCTATCTATGTGAATTGGGCGGAGCGTCGATTCGGGCCGAGGACAACACGGCCATGCCCACTGCATTCCTGATGCAGCAAATGGAATGGCGTGAAGCGCTCGACGATGCAACAGATGCTCCATCGCTCGACGTGCTGGACCAAGCAGTGCGGAAAGAGCGAACTGCGGCTTTGCAACGCTGCGAGCAGTTGTTGGACGCTCAGCGTGACTACGCTGCTGCCGCTAATGAAGTCAGAGCCCTCATGTTCATTGCGCGATTTGCCGACGATGTCGATCGCCGCAGAGATGCGCTGGGACAATAG
- a CDS encoding quinone-dependent dihydroorotate dehydrogenase: MSLIPYALARPLLFGMDAEAAHDMTMDMLARGQRTPLQWAWCNDTVDDPVTLAGLTFPNRVGLAAGLDKNARCIDALGAMGFGFVEVGTVTPKGQPGNPKPRMFRLPQANALINRLGFNNEGLDAFLHNVQQARFRTQARKHPMLLGLNIGKNATTPIENATSDYLACLDGVYPHADYVTVNISSPNTQNLRALQSDEALDALLGAIAERREVLARRHANAQGNARRVPVFVKIAPDLDAAQVQLIAATLQRHGMDGVVATNTTIARDAVKGMAHAEQAGGLSGAPVLEASNRVIRQLRQALGPQFPIIGVGGILSAEDAVSKIHAGADVVQIYTGLIYQGPSLVPQAARAIKAMR; this comes from the coding sequence ATGTCCTTGATCCCTTACGCCCTCGCCCGCCCTCTTCTTTTCGGCATGGATGCCGAAGCCGCCCACGACATGACCATGGACATGCTGGCCCGCGGTCAGCGTACGCCCCTGCAATGGGCATGGTGCAACGACACGGTGGACGACCCCGTGACGCTGGCGGGCCTGACCTTTCCCAACCGCGTGGGCTTGGCCGCGGGGTTGGACAAGAACGCCCGCTGCATCGATGCCCTGGGCGCCATGGGTTTCGGTTTTGTCGAAGTCGGCACCGTCACGCCGAAGGGCCAGCCAGGCAATCCCAAGCCGCGCATGTTCCGGCTCCCCCAAGCCAACGCGCTCATCAACCGGCTGGGTTTCAACAACGAAGGGTTGGACGCGTTCTTGCACAATGTGCAGCAAGCGCGCTTTCGAACCCAGGCCCGCAAGCACCCCATGCTGCTAGGGCTGAACATCGGGAAGAACGCCACGACGCCCATCGAGAACGCCACTTCGGATTACCTGGCTTGCCTCGATGGGGTGTATCCCCATGCCGACTACGTGACCGTCAACATCAGCTCGCCGAACACCCAGAACCTTCGGGCGCTGCAGAGCGATGAAGCCCTGGATGCGCTATTGGGCGCCATCGCCGAGAGGCGTGAGGTCTTGGCACGGCGCCATGCCAACGCCCAGGGGAATGCGCGCCGCGTGCCGGTATTCGTCAAGATCGCTCCCGATCTGGATGCAGCGCAGGTCCAGCTCATTGCTGCGACGTTGCAGCGCCACGGCATGGATGGTGTTGTGGCCACCAACACCACGATCGCCCGTGATGCGGTGAAGGGGATGGCGCACGCCGAGCAAGCAGGCGGCCTCAGCGGGGCACCGGTGCTGGAAGCCAGCAATCGCGTGATCCGCCAGCTACGCCAAGCGTTGGGGCCGCAATTTCCGATCATCGGAGTGGGCGGCATTCTGAGTGCGGAAGACGCGGTAAGCAAAATCCACGCAGGGGCCGATGTGGTGCAGATCTACACGGGGTTGATCTACCAAGGCCCATCACTGGTCCCGCAGGCGGCCCGGGCCATAAAGGCGATGCGCTGA
- a CDS encoding IscS subfamily cysteine desulfurase has protein sequence MDMTPHFPIYLDYGATTPVDPRVVDAMIPWLREHFGNPASRSHAWGWEAEEAVEKARVEVARLINADPREIVWTSGATESNNLAIKGAGQFYKGKGKHLITVKTEHKAVLDTMREMERQGFEVTYLDVQENGLLDFDVLKAAIRPDTILLSVMFVNNEIGVIQDLPAIGALCREKGIIFHVDAAQATGKVDIDLSTLPVDLMSLASHKTYGPKGIGALYVRRKPRVRLEAQMHGGGHERGMRSGTLPTHQIVGMGEAFRIAREEMAQDQAKAKALQKRLLDGLHDIEQVFVNGDMERRVPHNLNISFNYVEGESLIMGIKGLAVSSGSACTSASLEPSYVLRALGRSDELAHSSLRMTIGRFTTEEEIDYAVSTIRHNVAKLRELSPLWEMYKDGVDISSIQWAAH, from the coding sequence ATGGACATGACCCCGCATTTCCCCATCTATCTCGACTACGGTGCTACCACGCCAGTGGACCCGAGGGTCGTGGATGCCATGATCCCGTGGTTGCGCGAGCATTTCGGCAACCCGGCATCCCGCAGCCACGCCTGGGGCTGGGAAGCGGAAGAAGCCGTCGAAAAAGCCCGCGTGGAAGTCGCGCGCCTTATTAATGCGGACCCGCGTGAGATTGTCTGGACGAGCGGAGCCACCGAGTCCAACAACCTGGCCATCAAAGGGGCAGGGCAGTTCTACAAAGGCAAGGGCAAACACCTGATCACGGTGAAGACCGAGCACAAGGCCGTGCTGGACACCATGCGCGAGATGGAGCGACAAGGCTTCGAAGTCACGTACCTGGACGTGCAGGAAAACGGCCTGCTCGATTTCGATGTGCTCAAGGCAGCCATTCGCCCGGACACCATCTTGTTAAGCGTCATGTTCGTGAACAACGAAATCGGCGTGATCCAGGATCTGCCTGCGATCGGTGCTTTGTGCCGTGAGAAGGGCATCATCTTCCATGTGGATGCAGCGCAAGCCACGGGCAAGGTGGACATCGATCTTTCGACATTGCCTGTGGATCTGATGAGCCTTGCCTCTCATAAAACGTATGGTCCCAAGGGCATTGGCGCTCTGTATGTGAGGCGCAAGCCCCGCGTGCGGCTCGAAGCCCAGATGCATGGCGGTGGGCATGAGCGCGGAATGCGTTCCGGCACATTGCCGACCCATCAGATCGTAGGCATGGGCGAGGCCTTCCGGATTGCCCGCGAAGAGATGGCGCAGGATCAGGCAAAAGCCAAGGCGCTGCAAAAGCGTCTGCTCGATGGGTTGCACGATATCGAGCAGGTGTTCGTGAACGGCGACATGGAGCGCCGTGTGCCGCACAACCTGAACATCAGCTTCAACTACGTCGAAGGCGAGTCGCTGATCATGGGCATCAAGGGCTTGGCCGTGTCGTCGGGCTCTGCCTGCACCTCAGCCAGCCTGGAGCCCAGCTACGTGCTGCGCGCCCTGGGCCGCAGCGATGAACTGGCGCACAGCAGCCTGCGCATGACGATCGGCCGCTTCACCACTGAAGAAGAGATCGACTACGCGGTTTCCACCATTCGCCACAACGTGGCCAAGCTGCGTGAACTGAGCCCTTTGTGGGAAATGTACAAGGACGGCGTTGACATCAGCTCCATCCAGTGGGCCGCGCATTGA
- the iscU gene encoding Fe-S cluster assembly scaffold IscU, translated as MAYSDKVIDHYENPRNVGSFDKGDDSVGTGMVGAPACGDVMKLQIKVNPETGVIEDARFKTYGCGSAIASSSLVTEWVKGKTLDEAAALKNAEIAQELALPPVKIHCSILAEDAIKAAVQDYKAKHTAMAAA; from the coding sequence ATGGCTTATTCAGACAAAGTGATCGACCATTACGAGAACCCCCGCAACGTGGGTTCGTTCGACAAGGGCGACGATTCGGTGGGCACCGGCATGGTGGGCGCACCGGCCTGTGGCGACGTGATGAAGCTGCAGATCAAGGTCAACCCCGAAACCGGTGTGATCGAAGATGCCCGCTTCAAGACGTACGGCTGCGGCTCGGCGATTGCATCGTCGTCCCTGGTGACCGAATGGGTGAAGGGCAAGACGCTGGACGAAGCGGCAGCGCTCAAGAATGCAGAAATTGCACAGGAATTGGCGTTGCCGCCGGTCAAGATTCACTGTTCCATCCTCGCGGAGGACGCGATCAAGGCAGCCGTGCAAGATTACAAGGCCAAGCATACCGCTATGGCCGCTGCTTGA
- the fdx gene encoding ISC system 2Fe-2S type ferredoxin — MPVIKILPHPEYCPSGTDITAPSGTSICEALLDNGINIEHACDMSCACTTCHVIVRAGGESLNEAEEEEEDLLDRAWGLEPQSRLSCQAILAQSDVTVEIPKYTINHAKENH, encoded by the coding sequence ATGCCCGTCATCAAAATATTGCCCCATCCCGAGTACTGTCCTTCGGGGACCGATATCACTGCGCCTTCCGGTACATCGATCTGCGAGGCCCTCCTCGACAACGGCATCAATATCGAACACGCTTGTGACATGAGTTGTGCCTGCACCACCTGCCATGTGATCGTGCGTGCAGGGGGCGAGTCCCTCAACGAAGCAGAGGAAGAGGAGGAGGACCTTCTCGATCGTGCCTGGGGTCTTGAGCCTCAGTCGAGACTGAGTTGCCAGGCGATTCTTGCCCAGAGCGATGTGACGGTGGAAATTCCCAAATACACCATCAACCATGCCAAGGAGAACCACTGA
- the iscA gene encoding iron-sulfur cluster assembly protein IscA, translating into MAITLTEAAARHVSRYLSRRGKGVGVRLGVKTTGCSGLAYKLEYVDEQGPEDMVFEDHGVKVLIDPKSLAYIDGTQLDFVREGLNEGFKFNNPNERDRCGCGESFRV; encoded by the coding sequence ATGGCGATCACATTGACCGAAGCTGCGGCCCGACATGTGAGCCGCTATCTCTCCCGCCGCGGCAAGGGCGTCGGGGTTCGACTGGGCGTGAAAACGACAGGCTGCTCCGGCTTGGCTTACAAGCTGGAGTATGTAGACGAGCAGGGTCCGGAAGACATGGTGTTTGAAGACCATGGCGTGAAGGTGCTCATCGACCCTAAGAGTCTGGCCTATATCGATGGCACCCAGCTGGATTTCGTGCGCGAGGGTTTGAACGAAGGCTTCAAATTCAATAATCCCAATGAGCGCGACCGGTGCGGCTGCGGAGAGAGCTTCCGGGTTTGA